GGCCCAGCGCGAAGCCGAGAAACAGCGCAATGACAAGTCTAAGCATGGGCACCCTCCAATCGGACCCTGTCGTCTCCTGGACACCGCAGCTCCCGCCCGCGTGGGTTCCACGATATTAGCCACCGTTCGTCCAGTGTTTCTAGCGTGGACTTCGACGACGGTGGAGCGGCGGCCCCGATCCGGGCGGCGAGCGGTCGCGAGCGCCCGGCGGAGAGGTCGACCGGCGGATCGACAGCGTTCCCCGCGCCGGGACGGGCTGGCTGACGACCGGGCGGTGCCTCTTTCGCGACCGGATCGTGTATGCTGGCGCCATGGCGGCGTCCGGCAAGGCGAACATCGGCTCCACCGCGCGCATTGGGCTCGCGGCGAAGCTATTCGCCATTCTGATCCTCTTGGGAGCGACCGGCGTGCTGATCACGGGCGTGCTCGGCTACGTCCGCGCCCGCGACGCGCTCGAGGAAGCGACCTACAACCAGCTCACGGCGGCCCGCAAGACCAAGACGCGCCAGATCGAAGCCCACTTCCGCCAGGTGCGTGACGAGGTGCGGCTTCTCGCCGCGACCAGGATGGTTGTCGACGCGACGCGCGCGTTCACCGCCGCCGTCGACAAACTCGACCGCATCGATGTTCCGTTCGAACTGCGCCGCAAGGTCGGAGAGTGGTACGCGAGCAACTACGTGCCGGCGCTCGCCCGTGCCACCGGCGAGGAAAGAAACCTTCCCGACTACCTTCCCGTCGGCCCGGCTTCATACCATCTCCAGTACCACTACGTCGTCGCGAACCCGCACGAGCGTACCCGGCGCGACCTGCTCGTCGATCCGGGCGATGGCAGCGCGTATAGCGCGGTGCACGCTGCTTACCATCCATTGATGCGCGAGGCCGCCGCGACCGTCGGGTTCGTGGATTTCATGCTGGCCGACCGATCCGGCCGCCTCGTCTACACGGTCGACAAGGAGGTGGATTTCGCCACCTCGCTCCACGGGGGCCCGTACCGGCTCTCCAACGCCGCCGCCGCCGCCGCCCGCTGCGCGGGCGCCGCGGACAGGTCGACGACCTGCCTTGAGGATTTCGCCTTCTATGCGCCGGGCCGCGGCGAGCCGACAACCTTCCTGGCCGCGCCCGTGGTCGACGGAGGTGTCGTCATCGGCGTCTTGATCGCGCAATTGTCGATCGCGGAGATAGACGGCGTGATGACCGGCGACCGGCGCTGGCCGCAGGAGGGATTCGGCGCGACCGGCGAGGCGTATCTCGTCGGCGCCGATCACCGCCTGCGCTCTGGACCGCGGGCGTTCTACGAGGACCGCGAGGCCTACCTCGCGGGGCTGAAGGCGAAGGGAGAGCGGGAGTCCGTCATCGACGCGATCCGGCGGTACGATACCCCGGTCCTGCTCCAGATCGTCGAAACGCGGGGCTCTCGCGCGGGGCTCGCGGGCAGCGAGGGCACCGGTGAGAACGTCGACCATCGCGGCGTTCCGGTCCTCGCCTCGTGGGGCCCTGTAGCCGTGCCGGGCGTGAGATGGGCGGTCGTCGCCAAGATCGACATCGCGGAGGCGTTCGCGCCGATCCACCGGCTGCGGCGGGATCTGGCGACCGTCGGCGGTCTCGCGCTGCTGGTGGTCGTCGCGACCGGCGCGTGGTTGTCGCGCGCGCTGCTCGGACCGCTGCGCGAGCTCACCGCCGGCGTGACGCGGTTCGCGTCGGGCGACTACGACGCCAAGGTGGCGGTGCGCACGCGCGACGAGATCGGGCAGCTCTGCGCCGCCTTCAACGGCATGGTCGACGAGCTGCGCGGCAAGAACGTCGTCATCGAGCGCAAGAATCAGGAGAACGAGGAGCTGCTGCTCAACGTCCTGCCGGCGCCGATCGCCAACCGGCTGCGTGGCGGCGAGGCGGGCATCGCCGACGGCTTCGCCGAGGTCACCGTCGCCTTCGCCGACCTGGTCGGCTTCACGGCGATGACGTCGGAGATGCCGCCCCAGGAGGTCGTGACCCTTCTCAACGGGCTGTTCACGCGCTTCGACATCGCCGCCGCCGATCTCGGCATCGAGAAGATCAAGACCGTCGGCGACGCCTACATGGCGGTGTGCGGCCTGCCCGACCCGGTGGCCGACCACGCCGAGCGCATGGTGCGCATGGCGATCCGCATGGTCCACATCACGCGCGAGCACGCCTTGGAGCACCGCGTCTCGATGAAGCTGCGCGTCGGCGTCAACAGCGGACCGGTGGTCGCCGGCATCATCGGCAAGAGCAAGTACATCTACGATCTGTGGGGCGACACCGTGAACCTGGCCAGCCGGATGGAATCCGGCGGCGTGCCGGATTCGGTCCAGGTCACGCGTCCGGTCTACGAGCGGCTGAAAGACCAGTTCTCGTTCGAGCCGCGCGGCGGGATAGAGGTGAAAGGCAAGGGCGTGGTCGAAGCCTGGCTCCTCAGGCTGTAGGCGCCACCGCGCCGCGCTCCTACCGGCCGAGGCGGCCGAGGGCGTCGACCAGCGGGGCCGTGGAAACCGTGATCAAGCCCCCGGACGCGCGGTCCGTGTCGATGATCACGAGGATCGTGCCGACGAACGACAGCGCGGAGACGAACATCACGGCCCAGACCGTGCCGTTGTGCGGCGCGATCATGCCGAAGAGGGTGTAGATCGCGACGAGCCAGAGCACGACGAGGACGAGGAACGGCGTCGGGATCGAGTTCGTGTCGCGCTCGACCAGCGTCCAGCGGATCGCGCCGACGTCGCGCGCGAGCGACACGATCTCGGCCTTGAGCGCGCGCTGCTCGTCGTCCCGAGGCGCGAGCCCGCGGACGGCTTGCTGGAATTGCTCGATGAGCCGCGTCGGCGCGCGTTCGCCCCGCGCGGCGGCGGCGCGCGGCCCCTCGGCGGCGGCCGTCGCCAGGAGCTGCGCGAGTCCGCCGCGGAGCAGCTCGCGGGCGGCTCCCGCCTCCGGTCCATACCGGGCCAGATCGCTGTCCACGACGAGGATCTTCACGGCGACCTGCATGATGTCGGCGTTCTTCGCGTCGAGCGATCCCTTCGCCGTCGACACCAGCATGCCGAGCACCAGCGCCGTGAGCGTCGCGATCACCCCGGCGCCGAGCTTCACGACGTCCTTGGAGTCCTGCGCCAGGTGGCTCTCGGGAAGCACGCGCTGCAGGGCCAGGCCGAGCGGCATGCCCGCGAAGACAAAGGCGAGGATCACGCCCGCCAAAGCCCACTCCGACACAGCGAACCTCCCGTTCGACCGCCCCACCGCGCCGGCCCCTCGACCGGCGCTGGACCCCGCCGTCGGCTGGAACTCGGCGGCCACCACGCGCGATGATCGCCGCGCGCCGCACAACAAGAAACGGCCGGGTTTCCCCGGCCGCTCCCTGAAACCTCCGTCGGAGGATCGCGCTTAGTTCAGCACGATCTCGACACGACGGTTCTGCGGCTCGCGGACGCCATCGGCGGTCGCGACCAGCGGCTGGCTCTCGCCACGGCCGACGACCGCGATGTTGGCGGCCGGGATGCCCTCGCGGACGAGCGCGTCCTTGACGGCGTTGGCGCGGCGCAGCGACAGGGCCATGTTGTAGGCGTCGTTGCCCGAACGGTCGGCGTGACCGGTGACGCCGATGCGGGTCTTCTTACCCGCGGTCGCGGCGGCGGCGGCCTGCTTGATCGTCGTCATCGCCTGCGGCGTGATGTTCGCCCGGTCGAAGTCGAAGAACACGATGTAGTTGGTCGACGGGGCCGGCGGCGGCGGCGGCGGCGCGACGCTCATCGCGGGGCCGAACTTGTAGCCGATCATGATCCGGCCGCCGAAGTTCGTGATGTCCTTCTGCGGGACGAACACGTTCATCGCGTACAGGTTGGTGCGCAGGAAGAACCCGTCGCCCAGCCCGATCCGCATGCCGATCAGGGCCTGCGCGGCGAACTTGGTCGCGTTCGCGCTGAGGCCGCCCGACGACGCCTGCAGATAGTCGACACCGGCGCCGAGGCCGAGGTGGAAGCGCCAGTTCGACTCGGGGTTGAACTCGTAGAGGGCGTTCAACATGCCGGTCCACTGGTTCAGGCCGGTGCTGGCGACGGTGTTCCGCCGGTAGCCGCCCTCGACCTCGACCATCGGACCGATAAAGTCGTAGCCGACGACCGCTGTGATGTTGAACCCGAGCTTCTCGCTCGACGTGCGCGGGAAGTTGACATGGTTCAACCCACCGCCGGCGGCGATGTAGAAGCCGGGCTGATTCATCTGCGCGCTGACGGACAACGGCGCCGCGATCAGCGCCGCGGCAGCGAGCGCCGCGATCTTCATCTTCATCAAAAACCTCCTCGTGGACGAAATGCGCCTGACGACGCCGAAAACGGCACCTGAACCGAGTGGCGCCAGCACCGAACCCAAGATATGCCGCATCGCACTTCCGGGCAAAGGCCTTTCGCGTCCGGAGAGTCGTTCTCATGCGACCCGTGGCAAATCCGCAACACCATAGGCGGCGGCGCCCGGAGATTCATCAGTCCGGCCGGATGCCAACAAGGACAACAACCGGCGCCGCGTCGAGCGTCCGCTCATCGAGCCGACTTCCCACCGCCTGGCGGTTCGGTACACCGCCCTCGGCGGCGAGACTCGCGCACCGGCCAGAAAACGGCGCCGGTCGGTCTTCCGCCGGCGGCACCGCAGGCCTACCAGGGGCGGAGCGTGAACGGCCGCGTGTCGTCGATGACCTGGCCGGCGGCGCGGTCGCGATTGACGACTTTGACGAACTGGTCCGCCCAGTTGTTGATGATCTGGTGCGCATGGCCGTACCAAGTCAGTCCGCGCAGATTGCCCGGCGCGATCACCTGCGCCTCCCGGTCGGCCATGGCCGCCAGGATCAGACCCGACGAGGCGTCGCGCAGACGCGCCTCGATCGCCACCGTGCTCTTGTCGCCGGCGATACCGCGGACGGCCGAGATGCCCAGGCCCACGCCCCACGGAACGTGCTGCAGCATGTTGAGGACGACCTTGCTCGGCACCACTTCGATCAACGCGACCTCGAGCGACAGCGTGTCGGCCGCCGCGTCGGTCGTCTCGAGCACCCGGAGGCGGCGCTTCGGATCCTCGCGGAACGCCTTCTTGAGGGCGTTCTGGGTGTACACTGCCAGGTTGCGGACATCGCTCTCGATCTCGGCGCGACGGACGCCTTCCTGCCACTCCGTCATGCGCAGCATGTGGTTCGTGTCGACGGGCGCCACGTAGAGCTTGCGGTACTTGTCCCAGTTCAAGTCCGGCCGCCGCCAGACCCTCTGAAACGGCAGCGCGGGGTCGTGGTACATCGGCTCCGCGGCGACGAAGCTGGTCGTCGGCGCCGGCTTCGCCTTCAGCATGTCGCAGCCGGCGACGCCGACGCCACCGACGACGGCGACCGCGGTTAGCATCCGGCGCCGCGACACGACCACCGTCGGCTCCACGCTCATGACAGGCGACATATGGGGACTTCCTTCCACGTCTACTCGGCGACCGGCTTCCAGGTCGCGTCGGGGTTGAATTCAGCGAGCTGCCGCGCCAGCGCCGCGGTGTTCGGTCCAAGGTTCTTCTGGTAGACGCGTCCATTGACGCCGACGATGAACGTCATCACGCCGGACTCGCCCCAACGCTCGGGAAACGCGACCATGGCGTGCCCCGCGATCATGTTGCCGTTGATGACGTAGCCATGGGCGCCGCCGGGCGCCGCCGCGCCTTGGCGCGTGAGGATCCGGAACAGGTAGCCATAGGAGGGATCACGCTTGACGGCGGCGACGCCGGGCACCGCGGGATCGAAGGCCGCGTTCGCGAACCACGACGGCAGCGGCCCGCGGTCGCTCTGACGCTCGCCTTCCCAGTACAGCCCGTCACGCTTGCCCGGCGAGCTGCCGAACCGTTGCGCGTACTCGAAAACACCGTCGCCGTCGCGGTCGGCGAGCATGTACTCGAGCTGCGCGCGGACGTACGCGCCGCACGCCTCGATCGCGGCCAGCTCGTTCTCGCCGACGACGCGGTTGAGGATCTCGTCCTTGCCGGCGACCAGGTCGAACTGCCACGTCTGGCCGCTGCGCGTGATCGGGATCGCCAGCGGCCACGCGACCTTGCCGATCTGCACGACCCGCGTGTTCTCGTCCTTGGCCACGAGGTTCACGGCCTCCTCCGCCAACGCGAGGAAGCGCAGGCGTTGCGCAGCTGAACGCTCGGGTTCCGTCAAACCCACGAAGAACTGCGCTTCCGGCCCGAACAGCGACTTGAACCGCTCGGGGTCGTTGGCCCGAACGGCCTCGACCACGGCGGCCACCGCAGCCTCGGGCGTCGGGAACTCTGCTGCGCCAAAGGCGCCGCCAGCGCCCGCGCCATCACCGCAGCCGCCATGATCGCGGCGAGCCGGCGGCGGATTGATCCGGAACGATCCATCGTCAGTCTCCAAATCTGTCGCGCGGCGCGAAGTCCGGCATCGGAGGTGGTTGTCGTCCTAACGCCGGCCACCGCCACCGCCTCCGCCACCGCCGCCGCGACCACCGCCACCGCCACCGCCACCGCCCCCGACCGCCGCCCTGTCCGGCGGCCGCGCGGCTGGAGGCGCCACGGCTGCTTTGCGCCTGGGTCCGTTGCGTGTTGCCGACATGCTCGAACGCGGAGCGCTGCGGTACCCCGGCAGGTCGCGCGGCCGGCGCCTGGGGCCGCGCGGCTGGCGCCTGAGGCCGTGCGACGGCGCCGCCCGGACTGCCGACACCGCCTGGCCGACCCGGACCGCCTACCCCTCCAGGGCCACCGGGGCCGCCTACGCCGCCCGGCCCGCCGGGACCACCGACGCTACCGACGCCACCCGGCCCCCCCACGCCGCCGGGTCCGCCGACGCCACCGGGACGGCCGGGACCACCCACGCCACCGACACCGACGGGCCCGCCGACACCTGCGGGGCGGGTCGACGGCCGGTACCGGTAGGGATCAGGACGCCACGGCACGCCGACGCCGGGCGGGTTGTAGCCTGGCGGATTCACGCCCGGGCGATATCCCGGCGGGTTGTACCCCGGTGGGTTGTAGCCCGGACGATACCCGGGATAGTACCCCGGGGGACGCGCCCACACCGGCGGATACACGTAGCCGCCGCGCCAATCCCAGTAATCGTCGTCCGCCAGCGCAGCGCCGAGCAGGATCCCGGCGCCGAACCCGATGAGGCCGGCGGCGGCCACCGTTGAGCCGGAGTAGACCTGCTCGGGATTGTATTGCGGTACGTAGATGACCTCGGTCTTGGCTGGCTGGATCACGACGGCGCCGCCCTTCTCGAGGACCGTCTGCTCCGGGGTCGACCGCAGCGCGCCGGACTCCTTGGCCTTCTTGCGCAGGCGCTGGATCGAGTCCGAGACGTCCTTCGGCTGCTCGACGAACGCCTCGCCGAGATCGGTGGTCCAGTCGAGGTCGTCGCTCATCTTCTTGATGAGATCGGGGAAGCGCGCCATCGACTTGACGCTGATGTCCCAGTCCTGCTTGTCGGCGTCAGTGAAGTCCTGTTTGTCGACCGCGGCCTTGTTCTTGACGATCCAGCGGTGCGCTTTGACGATGTCGATGGGGTACGCCGACGCCGGCAGCATCTGCGCCAGAAGGGCGTCGGGATACAAGGCGATCGGCGCGAGCATCTTGTCGAGCGCCTCGGCGCTCAAGAGCTCGGGCTGCGCCGCGGGCGCGGGCGCGGGCGCCGCCGCCGACGGCGTCGCGGCCGGCTGCGCCTGCGCGAACACGGCGGACGACGCCGACATCATCGCGAGCAGCGCGATCATCGAAATCGCGCTCGAGCGCATGCGGGGCGGCGACCAACGCGCCGACGGCATCGTGGAGAAGAACGTCATCGTCGCTCCTTCGGCCAACGGCCCATGACCGCAGGTCGCATCCGGCATCAACGTCGAAGGTGGGTTGATCCATAACGGAAAATCACAGAGGATTGAATCGATTTTTCTCAACGCGCCGACGGCCGAATAGCTTCGGCACATGGACCCGGGGGATCGTCGATGTCACTACCTCAGCGGACGCGCGCGGACCGTCCACGATCGATCGGTTGGACGCGGTCGTTGGCACGCGCGGCGCGGTTCGGAATCGCGGCCGGCGCCGTGGCGTTGACCGCCTGTTCCGCGCCCGAGCGCCTGACCGCCGTCCCCGCCGCCGACCAGACGCGCGCCGAGGCCATCGGCATACCCGGCGTCCGCTACTCGTCGCCGGAGCACATGAAGCGGCTCGAGCAGGACGCCTTGGAATCGGTGCAGCGGGACCTCGCCCACCGCAAGGCCATGGGCCAGACCGGCCCGCTGCCGGCCGCCGAGTTTCTCGCGATCTCCGGCGGTGGCGAGGACGGCGCCTTCGGCGCCGGCCTGCTGCTGGGCTGGACGGCGCACGGGTCGCGGCCGACATTCAAGCTCGTCACCGGCGTAAGCACCGGCGCGTTAAGCGCGCCGTTCGCCTTCCTCGGCCCCAAGTACGACCCCCAGCTCCGCGAGGTCTATACGCGGATCACCGCCAAGGACATCCTGGAGCCCCGTGGCATGCTGCGGGCCATCTTCAGCGACGCGATGTCGGACACCACTCCGCTGCAGCGCCTGGTCCAGCGGCTGATGAACGCCGACATGATGAAGGACATCGCGGCGGAGCACGCCAAGGGGCGCATCCTGCTGATCGGATCGACGAACCTCGACGGCCGCCACGGCGTGATCTGGAACGTCACCAAGATCGCCGCCAGCGGCCATCCCGGCGCGCTCGACCTGATCCACAGGATTCTCGTGGCGTCGGCGGCCGTGCCGGGCGCGTTCCCGCCGGTCATGATCGACGTCGAGGTCGACGGCAGGCGCTACCAGGAGATGCACGTCGACGGCGGCGCCACGGCGCAGGTGTTCGTCTACCCGCCGAGCCTCCACGTCGGAGAGTTGTCCCGCCAGCACCAGATCACACGCCAGCGGCGCATGTACGTCATCCGCAACGCCCGGCTCGATGCCGACTGGGCGCAGGTCGACCGCCGGTTGATGTCGATCGCCGGGCGGTCGATCTCGTCGCTCATCCAGACCCAGGGGGTTGGCGATCTCTACAAGATCTCCGCCGAGGCCAAGCGCGACGGAATCGATTTCAACCTCGCGTTCATCCCCTCGACGTTCAAGGTGGAGCTCAAGGAGCCCTTCGACACCGTCTACATGAACGCGCTGTTCGAGGTCGGCTACGACCTGGGCAAACGCGGCTACGTCTGGAACAAGGCGCCACCGGGAATGGCGGGGTCGGCACCGCCCGCCACGCGCTGAGCGCGCCCGCCGCGGCTGTCGTCGGCGACTTCCGCCGTCCCCGGAAATCGCACCGGCGCCGTCTGCCCTGCCCTTAGGTCCCGACCTGATCGCTCGGCGGGCCATGCCGCCGGCCGATCAACGAGGCGGCGCGCCTCGGCGAGATGAATTCCGGCGCGCGCGGCGCACCGAGCGCGCCGGTCGGCCACACGCGGCCGGAAGTGCCCGCCCGTCACGGAAGGTCGGGCGCAGGTCCGCCGGCGACGCCCGGCGGATTCCCGGCGCATACCCGGAAGGTTGCCGGCCTCTCCGACGGCGGACACGACGCCGAGGCCAGAGGTGTCCAGAACGGGGCAGTCCGGCCCCGTTGACATATGTCATGTACCCGCCGACCACGACGCACGATAGAGGCCCCACACGGGCGGAATCGGGATCGCGCCGTGGAGGGGCGATTGTGACCGCTGCCGAGTTCCTCAACCGCGCGCGCCGTTACCGCTGGCCGCTCGCCGCCCTGGTCGCGGCTCTCGTGATCACGGGCTACTTCGCGCCGGCGGCGATCTCCGGACCACGGGTGGCGGTCTATGTCGCTGCGCGCCATGACATCGTCCAGACGGTGGTCGCCAGCGGCCGCGTCGAGACGCCGTTCCGCATCGACATCTCCAGTCAGATAGCCGGCATCGTGGCCGAGATTCCTGTCGACGAGGGTCAGTTCGTGACCGCGGGCCAGCCGGTGATCGTCCTCGACGATCGCGAGGAGGCCGCCAACGCGGACCAGGCCGGCGCCGCCGTCGCGCAGGCGGAGGCGAAGCTGCGCCAGTTGCGCGAGACGGTACGCCCGATCGCGGAGGAGACCCTCACGCAGACGCGCGCGACGCTTCTGAACGCGAAGCAGAACGCGGAGCGGGTAGAGGCGCTTTTCGGCCGGGGCGTCGTCCCGCGCGCCCAGGTCGACGAGGCCCGCAAGTCGCTCGACGTGGCGGCCGCGCAACTGCGCGCCGCCGAGCTTCAGGCCGCCAACCTCCGACCCGGCGGCAGCGACGACGCCATGGCCGAGGCAGCGTTGAGGCAGGCGAACGCGGCGCTGCGCACCGCCAGGGTGCGGCTCGACCACATGGTGATCCGCGCGACCCGCGACGGCACGCTGATCGAGCGCGCGGTCGAGCGCGGCGAGGTGGTGCAACCCGGAAAGACGCTGATGGTGCTGGCTCCGGTCGGGGAGACCCGCATCGTCGTCCAGATAGACGAGAAGAACCTCGGATTGCTCGCCATCGGCCAGAAGGCGCTGGCGTCGGCCGAGGCGTTTCCCCTACGGAGCTTCAGCGCCGACCTCAGCTACATCAATCCCTCGATCGACGCCCAGCGCGGCGCTGTGGCGGTGCGCCTGCGCGTCCCATCGCCCCCCCCGTACCTGCGCCAGGATATGACGATATCCGTCGACATAGAGGTGGCGCGGCGCGCCGGCGCGCTGGTGGTGCCGGCCGACGCGGTCCGCGACATCGCGGGCGCCGCCCCCTGGGTGATGGCGGTGGTCGACGGCCGCGCGACGCGGCGGCCCGTCGCGATCGGCGCGCGGTCGGTCGCCATGGTCGAGATTCTCGACGGACTCAAGGCCGGCGACCGCGTGATCCCGGCGACCCGGGTCGACATCGCCGAGGGAAGGCGCCTGCGCGCCAATCCGCCATGAACCGGCTGCTGCCGTTCGAGTGGATCGCGGCGGTCCGCTTCCTCTACGAAGGCCGCGTGCAGACGACCCTCATCGTCCTAGGCGTCGCGATCGGCGTCTCGGTGATCGTCTTCATGTCCGCCCTTCTCACCGGGCTGCAGGCCAACATCATCCGGCGCACGCTGACCGCCCAAGCGCCGATCGTCGTCCTGCCGCGCGAGGAGGTCGCGCGCCCGCTGCGCGGCGCGGACCGTCGTCCGGCCGACCCCGACGGCGCCCTGCAGATCGCGCAGGTGCAGGCGCAGGCGCAGCGCCTGAGGTCGATCGACCAATGGCAGGCGGTGGTCGAGCGGGCACGGCGCATGCCGGGCGTGGTGGCGGTGTCGCCCGTGGCGGCCGGCCCCGCCTTCGCCGTGCGCGGCGACGCCAGCAGGCCGGTCACGATCTACGGCGTCGAGCCCGAGCACCATTTCCGCATCGTCCTCGTCGGCGAGAAGATCGTCGCCGGCGCCCTGGGAATCACCAGCCAGGACATCCTGATCGGCACGGAGCTCGCGCATGATCTCGGCGTCACGCTCGGCGACAAGATCCGGTTGGCGACGGCCGCCGGACAGGCCGAGAC
The genomic region above belongs to Rhodospirillales bacterium and contains:
- a CDS encoding HAMP domain-containing protein, whose product is MAASGKANIGSTARIGLAAKLFAILILLGATGVLITGVLGYVRARDALEEATYNQLTAARKTKTRQIEAHFRQVRDEVRLLAATRMVVDATRAFTAAVDKLDRIDVPFELRRKVGEWYASNYVPALARATGEERNLPDYLPVGPASYHLQYHYVVANPHERTRRDLLVDPGDGSAYSAVHAAYHPLMREAAATVGFVDFMLADRSGRLVYTVDKEVDFATSLHGGPYRLSNAAAAAARCAGAADRSTTCLEDFAFYAPGRGEPTTFLAAPVVDGGVVIGVLIAQLSIAEIDGVMTGDRRWPQEGFGATGEAYLVGADHRLRSGPRAFYEDREAYLAGLKAKGERESVIDAIRRYDTPVLLQIVETRGSRAGLAGSEGTGENVDHRGVPVLASWGPVAVPGVRWAVVAKIDIAEAFAPIHRLRRDLATVGGLALLVVVATGAWLSRALLGPLRELTAGVTRFASGDYDAKVAVRTRDEIGQLCAAFNGMVDELRGKNVVIERKNQENEELLLNVLPAPIANRLRGGEAGIADGFAEVTVAFADLVGFTAMTSEMPPQEVVTLLNGLFTRFDIAAADLGIEKIKTVGDAYMAVCGLPDPVADHAERMVRMAIRMVHITREHALEHRVSMKLRVGVNSGPVVAGIIGKSKYIYDLWGDTVNLASRMESGGVPDSVQVTRPVYERLKDQFSFEPRGGIEVKGKGVVEAWLLRL
- a CDS encoding efflux RND transporter periplasmic adaptor subunit, whose amino-acid sequence is MYPPTTTHDRGPTRAESGSRRGGAIVTAAEFLNRARRYRWPLAALVAALVITGYFAPAAISGPRVAVYVAARHDIVQTVVASGRVETPFRIDISSQIAGIVAEIPVDEGQFVTAGQPVIVLDDREEAANADQAGAAVAQAEAKLRQLRETVRPIAEETLTQTRATLLNAKQNAERVEALFGRGVVPRAQVDEARKSLDVAAAQLRAAELQAANLRPGGSDDAMAEAALRQANAALRTARVRLDHMVIRATRDGTLIERAVERGEVVQPGKTLMVLAPVGETRIVVQIDEKNLGLLAIGQKALASAEAFPLRSFSADLSYINPSIDAQRGAVAVRLRVPSPPPYLRQDMTISVDIEVARRAGALVVPADAVRDIAGAAPWVMAVVDGRATRRPVAIGARSVAMVEILDGLKAGDRVIPATRVDIAEGRRLRANPP
- a CDS encoding OmpA family protein, which produces MKMKIAALAAAALIAAPLSVSAQMNQPGFYIAAGGGLNHVNFPRTSSEKLGFNITAVVGYDFIGPMVEVEGGYRRNTVASTGLNQWTGMLNALYEFNPESNWRFHLGLGAGVDYLQASSGGLSANATKFAAQALIGMRIGLGDGFFLRTNLYAMNVFVPQKDITNFGGRIMIGYKFGPAMSVAPPPPPPAPSTNYIVFFDFDRANITPQAMTTIKQAAAAATAGKKTRIGVTGHADRSGNDAYNMALSLRRANAVKDALVREGIPAANIAVVGRGESQPLVATADGVREPQNRRVEIVLN
- a CDS encoding DUF3300 domain-containing protein, which gives rise to MTFFSTMPSARWSPPRMRSSAISMIALLAMMSASSAVFAQAQPAATPSAAAPAPAPAAQPELLSAEALDKMLAPIALYPDALLAQMLPASAYPIDIVKAHRWIVKNKAAVDKQDFTDADKQDWDISVKSMARFPDLIKKMSDDLDWTTDLGEAFVEQPKDVSDSIQRLRKKAKESGALRSTPEQTVLEKGGAVVIQPAKTEVIYVPQYNPEQVYSGSTVAAAGLIGFGAGILLGAALADDDYWDWRGGYVYPPVWARPPGYYPGYRPGYNPPGYNPPGYRPGVNPPGYNPPGVGVPWRPDPYRYRPSTRPAGVGGPVGVGGVGGPGRPGGVGGPGGVGGPGGVGSVGGPGGPGGVGGPGGPGGVGGPGRPGGVGSPGGAVARPQAPAARPQAPAARPAGVPQRSAFEHVGNTQRTQAQSSRGASSRAAAGQGGGRGRWRWRWRWSRRRWRRRWRWPALGRQPPPMPDFAPRDRFGD
- a CDS encoding DUF3313 family protein gives rise to the protein MSVEPTVVVSRRRMLTAVAVVGGVGVAGCDMLKAKPAPTTSFVAAEPMYHDPALPFQRVWRRPDLNWDKYRKLYVAPVDTNHMLRMTEWQEGVRRAEIESDVRNLAVYTQNALKKAFREDPKRRLRVLETTDAAADTLSLEVALIEVVPSKVVLNMLQHVPWGVGLGISAVRGIAGDKSTVAIEARLRDASSGLILAAMADREAQVIAPGNLRGLTWYGHAHQIINNWADQFVKVVNRDRAAGQVIDDTRPFTLRPW
- a CDS encoding patatin-like phospholipase family protein, giving the protein MPGVRYSSPEHMKRLEQDALESVQRDLAHRKAMGQTGPLPAAEFLAISGGGEDGAFGAGLLLGWTAHGSRPTFKLVTGVSTGALSAPFAFLGPKYDPQLREVYTRITAKDILEPRGMLRAIFSDAMSDTTPLQRLVQRLMNADMMKDIAAEHAKGRILLIGSTNLDGRHGVIWNVTKIAASGHPGALDLIHRILVASAAVPGAFPPVMIDVEVDGRRYQEMHVDGGATAQVFVYPPSLHVGELSRQHQITRQRRMYVIRNARLDADWAQVDRRLMSIAGRSISSLIQTQGVGDLYKISAEAKRDGIDFNLAFIPSTFKVELKEPFDTVYMNALFEVGYDLGKRGYVWNKAPPGMAGSAPPATR
- a CDS encoding DUF2950 family protein translates to MAAVVEAVRANDPERFKSLFGPEAQFFVGLTEPERSAAQRLRFLALAEEAVNLVAKDENTRVVQIGKVAWPLAIPITRSGQTWQFDLVAGKDEILNRVVGENELAAIEACGAYVRAQLEYMLADRDGDGVFEYAQRFGSSPGKRDGLYWEGERQSDRGPLPSWFANAAFDPAVPGVAAVKRDPSYGYLFRILTRQGAAAPGGAHGYVINGNMIAGHAMVAFPERWGESGVMTFIVGVNGRVYQKNLGPNTAALARQLAEFNPDATWKPVAE